The following are from one region of the Arachis duranensis cultivar V14167 chromosome 10, aradu.V14167.gnm2.J7QH, whole genome shotgun sequence genome:
- the LOC107469315 gene encoding uncharacterized protein LOC107469315, whose translation MVKEEWRSIRETQFLDKLKAMTVPLSRWHRKNFGDMDRRIHRFEEEIRKVDDMVSNGVYDGTAEARRKALVSSCKKWYIRKEIHWNQMSRSRHAKEMDRNTRYFHSMASARRRNNRIDALRIHGRLVRNQPRIKVAIRDFYKDLYHQETSPNIGFRDGLVRQISEDEATGLELMPTAEEIKNVVWDCESTNAPGCDRYNMNFFKKCWDKIGKEFIEAVMGFFRSARLPRDSSVTWVALAPKFVGATEIKDLWPISMVGCVYKVISKVLVRRMRNVMPGLVGETQSAFVQGRKIHDGALIACETVQWIKARRRSSAIIKLDFQKAYDRVKWSFLDIVLQKMGFGQKWRGWIKECVCSASMSVLINGSPSRPFKMEMGLRQGDLLSPFLFVLVVDVLHRMIGEAVTNGRISPLLVGRDHIELSHLQFADDTILFCSPEEETIRNYKHLLRCFELMSGLSINFEKSSFIPVNCEQRWTKQMCQLLGCKEASLPVRYLGISLGVNPRLVKT comes from the coding sequence ATGGTGAAAGAGGAATGGAGGAGCATAAGGGAGACCCAATTTTTGGACAAGCTGAAGGCCATGACGGTTCCACTAAGCAGATGGCATAGAAAAAATTTTGGAGATATGGATAGGAGGATTCATAGGTTTGAGGAGGAGATTAGGAAAGTCGATGATATGGTGAGTAACGGAGTGTATGATGGAACGGCGGAAGCTAGGAGGAAGGCGCTTGTGAGCTCGTGTAAGAAATGGTATATTAGGAAGGAGATTCATTGGAATCAGATGTCTCGATCCAGGCATGCTAAGGAGATGGATAGAAACACTAGGTACTTTCACAGTATGGCCTCGGCAAGGAGGAGAAACAATCGGATTGATGCCTTGAGAATACATGGACGATTAGTTAGGAATCAGCCCCGAATCAAGGTTGCTATAAGAGATTTCTATAAGGATCTGTACCATCAGGAGACCTCACCTAATATAGGTTTTCGGGATGGGCTGGTAAGGCAGATATCTGAGGATGAGGCAACAGGGTTAGAGCTGATGCCAACTGCTGAAGAAATAAAGAATGTCGTGTGGGATTGTGAGTCAACAAACGCACCAGGATGTGACAGGTATAACATGAATTTCTTTAAGAAGTGCTGGGATAAAATTGGGAAGGAATTCATTGAAGCAGTTATGGGGTTCTTCAGGTCGGCTAGGCTACCTAGGGACTCGAGTGTCACTTGGGTGGCTTTGGCACCAAAGTTTGTTGGGGCTACAGAAATCAAAGATCTCTGGCCAATTAGTATGGTGGGTTGTGTGTATAAGGTTATCTCTAAGGTGTTGGTTCGGAGGATGCGGAATGTGATGCCAGGCTTAGTAGGCGAGACTCAGAGTGCTTTTGTGCAAGGTAGGAAAATTCATGATGGAGCGTTGATAGCCTGTGAAACTGTGCAGTGGATTAAGGCAAGAAGAAGGAGCTCAGCGATAATTAAACTGGACTTTCAAAAGGCTTATGATAGGGTCAAATGGAGTTTTTTGGATATAGTTCTACAGAAGATGGGATTTGGCCAGAAGTGGCGGGGTTGGATTAAGGAATGTGTTTGCTCGGCGTCTATGTCGGTGCTTATAAATGGATCCCCCTCCAGGCCTTTCAAAATGGAAATGGGGCTACGACAAGGAGATCTGTTGTCACCCTTTCTGTTTGTGCTAGTTGTTGATGTTCTTCATCGGATGATCGGAGAGGCGGTGACGAACGGGCGCATTTCTCCGCTTTTGGTAGGCCGAGACCACATTGAGCTATCGCACTTGCAGTTTGCAGATGATACTATACTGTTCTGTTCTCCAGAAGAAGAGACTATCAGGAATTACAAGCACCTACTGCGCTGTTTCGAGCTGATGTCTGGGCTGAGtattaattttgagaagtcCAGTTTCATTCCTGTTAATTGTGAACAGCGTTGGACGAAGCAGATGTGTCAGTTGTTGGGATGTAAGGAAGCCTCTCTACCAGTCCGATACCTAGGAATCTCTCTGGGAGTGAACCCAAGGCTAGTTAAGACTTGA